Proteins encoded by one window of Polyangiaceae bacterium:
- the dctP gene encoding TRAP transporter substrate-binding protein DctP, with product MFHRLFAALVAAAFVVMGTAGMANAKTTLKMATLAPPRSPWGVVFKTWAKAIKQKTKGETEVDWLWNGTGGPEDAVVGKIKSGQIAGSALTAVGLSAIDKRFLALQMPGAFSSWKDLDRARDKYGPELSKAAAKDGFEILGWGDIGQGKVLSKGSTIAVPADLKGKRPGAIAGDIIAPKVYEAIGGITSVSSSVVGFTSKLNAKAINVMNTPSLAAEQLQWAPLLDHITTGTTYYGIGAVVMSKKELDKMPADQRAVVVDTGKLAAKALTKRIRKADDKAFGRLKKKMTVHETTKAEEAEWKRVFKKACERLKGAIPGGALSKVGAC from the coding sequence ATGTTTCATAGGCTCTTCGCTGCACTCGTTGCCGCTGCTTTCGTGGTGATGGGCACGGCGGGAATGGCTAACGCCAAGACCACGCTGAAGATGGCGACCCTGGCTCCCCCGCGGAGTCCATGGGGCGTCGTGTTCAAGACCTGGGCGAAAGCGATCAAGCAAAAGACCAAGGGCGAGACCGAGGTCGACTGGCTCTGGAACGGCACCGGAGGTCCGGAGGACGCCGTGGTCGGCAAGATCAAGTCCGGTCAGATTGCGGGTTCGGCTCTCACCGCCGTGGGTCTTTCGGCGATCGACAAGCGCTTCCTCGCGCTACAGATGCCGGGTGCGTTCTCCAGCTGGAAGGATCTGGACCGCGCTCGTGACAAGTACGGCCCCGAGCTGTCCAAAGCAGCGGCCAAGGATGGCTTCGAGATCCTGGGCTGGGGCGACATCGGCCAGGGCAAGGTTCTGAGCAAGGGAAGCACCATCGCAGTCCCGGCAGACCTCAAAGGCAAGCGTCCTGGCGCCATTGCAGGAGACATCATTGCCCCCAAGGTCTACGAGGCCATTGGCGGCATCACCTCGGTGTCCTCCAGCGTGGTGGGCTTCACCAGCAAGCTGAACGCCAAGGCGATCAACGTGATGAACACGCCATCGCTCGCGGCGGAACAACTCCAGTGGGCGCCTTTGCTCGATCACATCACGACCGGCACCACCTACTATGGGATCGGCGCGGTGGTGATGAGCAAGAAGGAGCTCGACAAGATGCCGGCGGATCAGCGAGCTGTCGTCGTGGATACCGGCAAGCTTGCGGCGAAGGCACTCACCAAGCGGATCCGCAAGGCGGACGACAAGGCGTTCGGTCGCCTGAAGAAGAAGATGACCGTTCACGAAACCACGAAGGCCGAAGAAGCGGAGTGGAAGCGGGTCTTCAAGAAGGCCTGTGAGCGGCTCAAGGGCGCCATCCCCGGCGGGGCGCTCTCCAAGGTCGGCGCCTGCTAG
- a CDS encoding TRAP transporter small permease subunit — protein sequence MVRDDERDEDEREDASERDDETDAADPSDAPDKGGDEDAEDEAAKHGDDGVTDKDDDETPKDDDTPKDEKGGGDDGDANGDASKGTDKDDTDDRPVAAAPGGAGSPPPSDRKAAAWGRPLARLDAAWTKWEGWLCAVVLLLEIVVLSLWVALKGLSTPVDSGSNAGIVFRALFGANVLGLAAFLAVRKKPKRIQRPVTVIAVLAGMLLAKSWGNVGVQWSSNLLNWYQQASSLTLLGGLRGVGTRLTLLLALLGGSLATANGKHITIDLVTRFLKPTARLPVVIVGWLGAAVICASASWGFFDYISIEQFEANADATAGEKVGKVVDGIGEDWFIARKQIGLDFRTLPHVMKGEPYAEWLGGKEWNEWLDSSGFVERYGREKIDQLKMSEDIKRSPIVVVPERGEPRGELINAANLVFPIGLLIIAIRFVLLSLLAISGHSSVDPEAHVEGSDIQRKHEESIEEIEHEGEEEQA from the coding sequence ATGGTGCGAGACGACGAGAGGGATGAGGACGAGCGTGAGGATGCGTCCGAGCGCGATGACGAAACCGACGCGGCAGACCCCAGCGACGCCCCCGACAAGGGCGGCGACGAGGACGCCGAGGACGAGGCCGCCAAGCACGGCGACGACGGCGTCACCGACAAAGACGACGACGAGACGCCCAAGGACGACGACACCCCCAAGGACGAGAAGGGCGGTGGAGACGACGGCGACGCGAACGGCGACGCCAGCAAAGGGACAGACAAGGACGATACCGACGACCGCCCCGTAGCCGCGGCGCCGGGGGGCGCAGGTAGCCCGCCGCCGAGCGATAGGAAGGCGGCTGCGTGGGGCCGTCCACTGGCACGCTTGGACGCAGCGTGGACCAAGTGGGAAGGCTGGCTGTGCGCCGTCGTCCTGCTGCTCGAAATCGTGGTGCTCTCACTGTGGGTCGCGCTCAAGGGGCTTTCCACGCCGGTCGACAGCGGCAGCAACGCTGGCATCGTCTTCCGCGCCTTGTTTGGCGCCAACGTGCTGGGCTTGGCGGCGTTCCTCGCCGTGCGCAAGAAGCCAAAACGCATCCAGCGCCCCGTCACCGTCATCGCGGTCCTGGCGGGCATGCTCTTGGCGAAGTCCTGGGGCAACGTCGGCGTCCAGTGGTCCAGCAACCTGCTGAACTGGTACCAGCAGGCATCGTCGCTGACGCTGCTCGGGGGGCTTCGAGGCGTGGGCACGCGGCTCACACTGCTCTTGGCGCTGTTGGGCGGCTCGCTGGCCACGGCCAATGGCAAGCACATCACCATCGATCTGGTCACGCGGTTCTTGAAACCAACGGCTCGCCTCCCCGTGGTCATCGTCGGCTGGCTTGGCGCGGCGGTGATCTGTGCCAGCGCCTCGTGGGGATTCTTCGACTACATCTCGATTGAACAGTTCGAAGCCAACGCGGACGCCACCGCCGGAGAGAAGGTGGGCAAGGTCGTCGACGGCATCGGGGAAGACTGGTTCATCGCACGCAAGCAGATCGGGCTCGATTTCCGCACCCTGCCCCACGTGATGAAGGGAGAGCCCTACGCCGAGTGGCTGGGTGGCAAGGAGTGGAACGAGTGGCTGGACAGCTCCGGCTTCGTGGAGCGCTACGGGCGCGAGAAGATCGACCAGCTGAAGATGAGCGAGGACATCAAACGATCGCCGATCGTGGTGGTGCCCGAGCGTGGCGAGCCGCGGGGTGAGCTGATCAACGCGGCGAACCTGGTGTTCCCCATCGGCCTCTTGATCATCGCCATTCGCTTCGTGCTCTTGTCCTTGCTGGCCATCTCGGGCCACAGCTCGGTGGATCCCGAGGCGCATGTGGAGGGTTCGGACATCCAACGCAAGCACGAAGAATCGATTGAGGAGATCGAGCACGAGGGCGAGGAGGAGCAGGCCTGA
- a CDS encoding TRAP transporter large permease — MIILIFVLVFALIGAPVFAVMAGATELAWLLHPDQAMHHVRFLAPDVLDERFAGSPILVTVPLFTFIGYTMAESKTPERIVRASNAFFGWMPGGLAIVCIFASAFFTTLTGGSAVTIVAIGALLYPALLKRGYPQDYALGLVMTGGSLGLLLPPSLPILVYSLVAGIDFTKAFKAGILPGLLIIALLGAHAAYVGVKAKIPRTAPKLAEMGSSVWYIKWELGIPVLILGGLATGLTDIDESAAFAAAYVLLIEIYIYKDLTWKDFPRIAKNAIALAGAVLLIMAMAMALTNYIISEQIPQKLFEWVTSMGVKERWQFLITLNVFLYIQGMVMDGFSAILVAVPLLIPFAAQFGLSPFHLAMMFLLNLEIAYLSPPLGQNLFVTSFRFNRPMLQLYRIAPPFIGILLVGLVLLMTIPKLSTIAVEGDIAAARAKAEKYGEPPREAWLMECVQEDRNNPLPCSEADKKKWGAGATIDQAGTAPDVPEDDTGSDDDLLDKMMGEGGAGGEQKGSGDTDDDLLDKMMGEGGAGGSADEPKKEEEPKEKSKDGTDDDLLDKMLDE, encoded by the coding sequence ATGATCATCCTGATCTTCGTCCTCGTCTTCGCCCTCATCGGCGCCCCGGTCTTCGCCGTGATGGCCGGGGCCACGGAGCTCGCCTGGCTGCTCCACCCGGATCAGGCCATGCACCACGTGCGCTTTCTGGCGCCCGACGTGCTCGACGAACGCTTCGCCGGTTCCCCCATCCTGGTCACCGTCCCGCTCTTCACGTTCATCGGCTACACGATGGCGGAATCCAAGACGCCGGAGCGCATCGTGCGTGCTTCGAACGCGTTCTTCGGTTGGATGCCCGGCGGCCTGGCCATCGTATGCATCTTCGCCAGCGCGTTCTTCACCACTCTCACCGGAGGCAGCGCCGTCACCATCGTGGCCATCGGCGCGCTTTTGTACCCGGCTCTCCTCAAGCGCGGCTACCCGCAGGACTACGCCCTGGGCCTGGTCATGACGGGCGGCTCGCTGGGCCTCTTGCTGCCGCCTTCGCTGCCCATCCTGGTCTACTCCCTGGTTGCCGGCATCGACTTCACCAAGGCGTTCAAAGCCGGCATCCTTCCTGGCTTGTTGATCATCGCGCTGCTCGGAGCGCACGCGGCATACGTCGGCGTCAAAGCCAAGATCCCGCGCACGGCGCCCAAGCTCGCGGAGATGGGCTCTTCCGTTTGGTACATCAAGTGGGAGCTCGGCATCCCCGTCCTGATCTTGGGCGGGCTCGCCACGGGCCTCACGGACATCGACGAGAGCGCCGCCTTCGCCGCGGCCTACGTGCTCTTGATCGAGATCTACATCTACAAGGATCTGACCTGGAAGGACTTCCCCCGCATCGCGAAGAACGCCATCGCGCTGGCGGGTGCCGTGCTGCTCATCATGGCCATGGCCATGGCGCTGACCAACTACATCATCAGCGAGCAGATCCCCCAGAAGCTCTTCGAGTGGGTGACCAGCATGGGCGTGAAGGAGCGCTGGCAGTTCCTGATCACGCTGAACGTGTTCTTGTACATCCAAGGCATGGTCATGGACGGCTTCTCCGCCATCTTGGTCGCCGTTCCCTTGCTCATCCCCTTCGCAGCCCAGTTCGGCCTGTCGCCGTTCCATCTGGCGATGATGTTCCTGCTGAACTTGGAGATCGCCTATCTCTCCCCGCCGCTGGGGCAGAACTTGTTCGTCACCAGCTTCCGGTTCAACCGGCCGATGCTGCAGCTGTACCGGATCGCTCCGCCGTTCATCGGCATCCTGCTCGTCGGTCTGGTGCTGCTGATGACGATCCCCAAGCTCTCCACCATCGCGGTTGAGGGGGACATCGCAGCTGCCCGGGCCAAGGCCGAGAAATATGGCGAGCCACCGCGCGAGGCGTGGCTCATGGAGTGCGTCCAGGAGGACCGCAATAACCCCCTTCCCTGCAGCGAAGCCGACAAGAAGAAGTGGGGCGCGGGCGCCACCATCGATCAAGCGGGCACCGCGCCGGACGTGCCCGAAGACGACACCGGGAGTGACGACGACTTGCTCGACAAGATGATGGGCGAGGGCGGTGCCGGCGGCGAGCAGAAGGGCTCCGGGGATACCGACGACGACTTGCTCGACAAGATGATGGGCGAAGGCGGCGCGGGCGGCAGCGCTGACGAGCCCAAGAAGGAAGAAGAGCCCAAAGAGAAGTCGAAGGACGGGACCGACGACGACTTGCTCGACAAGATGCTGGATGAGTAG
- a CDS encoding MATE family efflux transporter: protein MASVPKTSGVNVVTTGSPYATVLKLAAPTVLAMLTQSVVNEVDIVFFSWLPCPESSNAQAALLPSLILLWMFGGSLSAISVGTQAISARRFAQKKNADAGAVLVNSWFFSLTAGIAFTVLGYLSLPYILNVLIRVPEVREAATAYLHWRLLGIVSMAMTFSFKAFFDGIGKTHVHMVSAIVMNALNIVLCLIFIFGRFGAPRMGIAGAGMAGFISTWVGLVIMVAWAALSKYRQPFSPFKLKSLDKGLTRDILKLSVPSAIATIAVMSGFALFAMIVSKLDSISGAQVVQAGCPGGRAEAVNSAATTVIVGVLKLTFTACLAFGTSTATLVSQSLGEGDGDKAARFGWVSVRLGVAIFGVVGLLEGVVFTPQILSFVSHSPAVIEAALTPMRVMGICTPIIAVGMILTQALFGAGNTRYVMLVELVLHFLCLVPLAWILGITMGFGLIGIWSAAVSYVLLLCTAMVWKFARGDWKHIKI from the coding sequence ATGGCCTCCGTCCCCAAGACCTCCGGCGTCAACGTGGTCACCACGGGCTCGCCGTACGCGACCGTGCTCAAGCTCGCGGCGCCCACGGTGCTGGCGATGCTCACCCAGAGCGTCGTCAACGAAGTCGACATCGTCTTCTTCTCGTGGCTGCCCTGCCCGGAGTCGTCGAACGCCCAGGCCGCCCTGCTCCCGTCGCTCATCCTCTTGTGGATGTTCGGGGGCTCGCTGTCGGCCATCTCCGTCGGCACCCAGGCGATTTCCGCGCGGCGCTTCGCCCAGAAGAAGAACGCCGACGCCGGCGCCGTGTTGGTCAACTCGTGGTTCTTCTCGCTCACCGCGGGCATCGCCTTCACGGTCCTCGGCTACCTGTCGCTGCCCTACATCCTGAACGTGCTCATCCGCGTGCCGGAGGTGCGTGAGGCCGCCACGGCGTATCTGCACTGGCGTTTGCTCGGCATCGTCTCCATGGCGATGACGTTCTCGTTCAAGGCGTTCTTCGACGGCATCGGCAAGACGCACGTTCACATGGTGAGCGCCATCGTGATGAACGCGCTCAACATCGTGCTGTGTCTGATCTTCATCTTCGGTCGCTTCGGAGCGCCGCGGATGGGAATTGCCGGCGCGGGCATGGCGGGATTCATCTCCACCTGGGTGGGGCTCGTCATCATGGTGGCCTGGGCGGCGCTGTCGAAGTACCGCCAGCCGTTCTCGCCCTTCAAGCTGAAGTCGCTGGACAAAGGACTCACCCGCGACATCCTCAAGCTCTCGGTGCCCAGCGCCATCGCCACCATCGCGGTGATGAGCGGCTTCGCGCTGTTCGCGATGATCGTGAGCAAGCTGGACAGCATTTCCGGTGCTCAGGTCGTGCAAGCCGGCTGCCCCGGCGGGCGCGCGGAGGCGGTGAACAGCGCCGCCACTACGGTGATCGTGGGCGTGCTCAAGCTCACCTTCACCGCGTGCTTGGCCTTCGGCACTTCCACGGCCACCCTGGTGAGCCAATCTCTCGGCGAAGGCGACGGCGACAAGGCAGCGCGCTTCGGTTGGGTCAGCGTACGCCTCGGGGTCGCCATCTTTGGTGTGGTGGGCCTGCTCGAAGGCGTGGTGTTCACCCCGCAGATCCTCTCCTTCGTGAGCCACAGCCCCGCGGTGATCGAGGCGGCCCTGACGCCCATGCGAGTGATGGGCATCTGCACTCCGATCATCGCCGTCGGCATGATCCTGACGCAGGCGTTGTTCGGGGCGGGCAACACCCGCTACGTCATGCTGGTGGAGCTGGTGCTCCACTTCCTGTGCCTGGTACCCCTCGCCTGGATCTTGGGCATCACCATGGGCTTCGGACTGATCGGCATCTGGAGCGCCGCCGTGAGCTACGTGCTCTTGCTGTGTACCGCGATGGTGTGGAAGTTCGCCCGCGGGGATTGGAAGCACATCAAGATCTGA